In Carya illinoinensis cultivar Pawnee chromosome 9, C.illinoinensisPawnee_v1, whole genome shotgun sequence, the following are encoded in one genomic region:
- the LOC122276624 gene encoding monodehydroascorbate reductase, seedling isozyme-like, which produces MAEKSFKYVILGGGVAAGYAAREFAKQGVKPGELAIISKEAVAPYERPALSKAYLFPESPARLPGFHVCVGSGGERLLPEWYKEKGIELILSTEIVKADLAAKTLSTTSGETFKFHILIIATGSTVIRLTDFGVQGADAKNIFYLREVDDADTLVEAIKAKKNGKVVIVGGGYIGIEIGAVMKMNNCDVSMLCPEDWLMFRLFTRDIAAFYESYYEHKGVKIIKGTVAVGFTADSNGEVKEVRLKDGRVLEADIVVVGVGAKPLTALFKGQVAEEKGGIKTDGFFKTSVPDVYAVGDLSTFPLKMYNELRRVEHVDHARKSAEQAVKAIKASEEGKTIEEYDYLPFFYSREFDLSWQFYGDNVGDTVLFGDNNPASPKPKFGTYWIKNGKIFGAFLEGGSPEENKALAKVARVQPTVESLDLLAKEGLSFATKI; this is translated from the exons ATGGCGGAGAAGAGCTTCAAGTACGTGATCCTCGGTGGCGGAGTCGCAGCC GGATATGCAGCTAGGGAGTTTGCCAAACAGGGGGTTAAGCCAGGCGAGCTGGCGATCATTTCCAAAGAGGCG GTGGCTCCTTATGAGCGTCCAGCACTTAGCAAGGCTTATCTCTTCCCCGAGT CTCCTGCTAGACTCCCCGGGTTCCATGTCTGTGTTGGAAGTGGAGGCGAGAGATTACTTCCTGAGTGGTACAAGGAGAAAG GAATTGAATTGATCCTAAGCACAGAAATAGTTAAAGCCGATCTTGCTGCCAAAACCCTGTCAACCACTTCTGGAGAAACTTTCAAGTTTCACATTCTGATTATTGCAACTGGCTCAACT GTTATCAGGTTGACTGATTTTGGTGTGCAAGGAGCTGATGCCAAAAACATCTTCTACTTGAGAGAAGTTGATGATGCTGATACACTTGTAGAAGCTATCAAAGCAAAAAAGAATGGGAAGGTTGTGATTGTTGGAGGAGGATACATCGGTATTGAGATTGGTGCAGTCATGAAAATGAACAATTGTGATGTCAGCATGCTTTGCCCTGAAGATTGGCTCA TGTTTCGGCTTTTCACTCGTGATATCGCTGCTTTCTATGAGAGTTATTATGAGCATAAAGGAGTCAAAATTATTAAGGGAACAGTTGCTGTTGGGTTTACTGCTGATTCAAATGGAGAG GTAAAAGAAGTGAGACTTAAGGATGGCAGGGTGCTAGAAGctgatattgttgttgttggCGTTGGGGCAAAGCCCCTTACAGCATTGTTCAAAGGTCAGGTTGCAGAGGAGAAAGGTGGGATCAAG ACCGATGGGTTCTTTAAAACAAGCGTACCTGATGTATATGCTGTTGGGGATCTGTCTACTTTCCCTTTGAAAATGTACAATGAGCTGAGAAGAGTTGAACACGTTGACCATGCACGCAAATCTGCGGAGCAGGCTGTGAAG GCAATCAAGGCAAGTGAGGAGGGGAAGACAATTGAGGAGTATGACTACCTCCCATTCTTCTATTCTCGCGAGTTTGATCTGTCCTGGCAATTCTATGGCGACAACGTTGGTGACACGGTGCTATTTGGAGACAACAATCCAGCATCACCAAAGCCCAAGTTTGGAACATACTGGATAAAAAATGGGAAGATTTTTGGAGCTTTCCTGGAGGGTGGGAGTCCTGAAGAAAACAAGGCTCTTGCTAAAGTTGCAAGGGTCCAACCTACTGTTGAGAGTCTAGATCTGCTCGCAAAAGAGGGTCTCTCCTTCGCCACCAAGATTTAA
- the LOC122276625 gene encoding 60S acidic ribosomal protein P2-like — protein sequence MKVIAAYLLALLGGNTNPSAEDIKNILGSVGAEADDDKIELLLSLVKGKDITKLIATGREKLAFMSSAHGFVVATTATNGGAVAAAAAEPKQDQLEKVEEKEESDEDMCFSIFD from the exons ATGAAGGTAATTGCTGCGTATTTGCTGGCTCTTTTGGGAGGGAACACAAACCCTTCCGCAGAAGatatcaagaacatccttggcTCCG TTGGAGCCGAGGCTGACGATGATAAGATAGAACTTCTTCTGTCACTAGTCAAGGGCAAAGACATTACAAAACTTATTGCTACTGGGCGGGAGAAGTTGGCCTTTATGTCTTCTGCTCATGGTTTTGTAGTTGCAACCACCGCTACAAATGGTGGTGCTGTTGCTGCTGCCGCTGCGGAGCCAAAGCAGGATCAGCTGGAAAAGGTGGAGGAGAAAGAGGAATCTGATGAA GATATGTGCTTCAGTATCTTTGATTAA
- the LOC122277664 gene encoding IQ domain-containing protein IQM3-like, producing MEVQTQAVSNFELQSKTPFSSYTVDEMNPSSPEFASHEDFPTSRAPESFPTGTPNTDCLDSHEAVNEPPSVNGGQLGEGHGATAFTSEDSDWSLETDVESTLLVGSTRNEPGSLGSAAVKMQKVYRSYRTRRRLADSAVVAEELWWQALDYARLNHSTISFFNFLKPESLVSKWSRITLNASKVGKGLSEDAKAQKLAFQHWIEAIDPRHRYGHSLHLYYDEWCKADAGQPFFYWLDVGDGKDLDLKQCPRSKLRQQCIKYLGPRERRHYEYVVVEGKVIHKQTGDFLHTMDGSDRTKWIFVMSTSKKLYAGRKKKGEFHHSSFLAGGATLAAGRLVAEHGILKSISAYSGHYRPTDDKLDSFLSLLKENGVNLNEVQIYKANEDSDSYDDIKVGGGAALEVLTNSKINDLEVPEKEKEIPSLESIEIPHTETNYKRTLSGGLQSPRAEVPKTAMLQRINSKKVAKSYQLGNQLSLKWSTGAGPRIGCVADYPVELRVQALEFVNLSPRFPPTPSSYRRMAGLTSPNASPSTQPASDLSNGDGTSGD from the exons ATGGAGGTTCAAACACAAGCTGTTTCAAACTTTGAGCTCCAGTCAAAGACTCCATTCTCTTCTTACACTGTTGACGAAATGAACCCGTCCTCCCCAGAGTTCGCTTCCCACGAAGACTTCCCGACCTCCAGAGCGCCCGAATCATTCCCCACGGGCACTCCGAATACCGACTGTTTGGACTCTCACGAGGCCGTTAATGAACCGCCGTCGGTAAATGGTGGTCAACTAGGCGAAGGCCATGGAGCAACTGCTTTCACTTCCGAAGATAGCGACTGGTCGCTGGAGACTGACGTGGAATCCACGCTGCTGGTGGGCTCCACCAGGAATGAGCCGGGCTCACTGGGAAGCGCGGCGGTGAAGATGCAGAAGGTCTACCGGAGCTATCGCACGCGGCGTAGGTTAGCGGACTCCGCGGTTGTAGCCGAAGAGCTCTG GTGGCAAGCGTTAGACTATGCTAGACTGAATCACAGTACGATTTCTTTCTTCAATTTCTTGAAGCCCGAGAGCTTGGTTTCCAAGTGGAGTCGTATTACCTTGAATGCTTCTAAG GTAGGAAAAGGTTTGTCCGAAGATGCCAAGGCACAAAAATTGGCCTTTCAGCATTGGATTGAAGCT attGATCCGCGGCATCGTTACGGGCATAGCTTGCATTTGTACTACGACGAGTGGTGCAAGGCGGATGCTGGTCAGCCATTTTTCTACTG GTTGGATGTTGGAGACGGAAAAGATTTAGATCTTAAACAATGCCCAAGATCAAAGCTGCGACAACAGTGCATCAAGTATCTTGGACCT CGAGAGAGGAGGCATTATGAATATGTAGTAGTTGAAGGGAAAGTAATTCACAAACAAACTGGAGATTTCCTTCATACAATGGACGGGTCAGACAGGACTAAGTGGATATTTGTTATGAGCACCTCCAAGAAACTCTATGCTGGTCGG AAAAAGAAGGGAGAGTTCCACCATTCTAGCTTCCTGGCTGGAGGAGCTACGTTAGCTGCTGGAAGGCTAGTGGCAGAGCATGGAATTCTGAAG tcCATCTCTGCATATAGTGGACATTACCGGCCAACAGATGACAAGCTTGACAGCTTTTTATCTTTACTCAAGGAAAATGGTGTGAACCTTAATGAAGTTCAG ATATATAAGGCAAACGAAGACTCTGATAGTTATGATGACATCAAAGTGGGAGGTGGGGCTGCACTTGAAGTCTTGACAAACTCAAAAATCAACGACTTGGAAGTTCcagagaaagagaaggaaatCCCGTCCTTAGAATCAATTGAAATTCCTCACACTGAAACTAATTACAAAAGGACTTTATCTGGCGGTCTTCAGAGCCCGAGAGCTGAGGTGCCTAAGACTGCAATGTTGCAACGAATCAATTCCAAAAAGGTTGCAAAATCATACCAATTAGGGAATCAGCTCTCACTCAAGTGGTCAACTGGAGCTGGACCAAGAATTGGTTGTGTTGCTGACTACCCTGTAGAACTGAGAGTACAGGCCTTGGAGTTTGTCAATCTATCTCCAAGATTTCCACCCACACCTTCATCCTACAGGCGAATGGCTGGTCTTACATCACCAAATGCATCACCTTCAACACAACCCGCCTCGGATCTCAGTAATGGCGATGGGACCTCTGGCGATTGA